AGATGAGAAGATGCCTCCAATGCCAGGTGGTATGGGTGGCGGCATGGGTGGTATGGGTGGAGGAATGTATTAAACCCTAAGAAATACGCAAATCAAAAAGACCCTGTTTCCCGATTAGCCAGGAAACAGGGTCTTTTTTTCCCAAAATATCTGTTGACAAACACTCCTAAATATTATAAAATTTATAATCCTTTCTGTAATTCCCAAGATGAGGCGAAATATTCATAACTTATTACAAAACAACAGGTTAATAGTATAATAAGGAGAATTTAAGATGGCTGAATGGATAGGTATAAATAGGCGCGCAAGAAGATGCTACGGTTTTGATGAGGTTGCCCTAGTACCCGGAGCGCAAACCGTAAATCCCAATGAGGTTGATACAAGTTTTGAATTTAATGGAAAAAAATTCAAAATACCTATCCTAGCTGCTGCCATGGACGGAGTGGTTAATGTAAGGTTTGCCATCGAAATGTCCCGCTTAGGCGGAATTGCCGTATTAAACCTTGACGGAATTCAAACGCGCTACGAGAATCCGGATGAAGTATTGGAAGAAATTTCAAAAGCTACACCGCAAAAAGCCACTGAGTTAATCCAAACAGTATATACCACACCCATCAAAGAAAAACTAATCACAAAACGAGTTGCCGAAATCAAAAAAGCAAAAGCTATCGCAGTTGTAAGCTGTATTCCGGCCAACGCAGAAAAATTCTCAAAGTTAGCTGTTAGTGCAGGAGCTGATATTTTTGTCATTCAATCTACAGTCACTACCATTAAACATATCTCTACCCAATACAAAACCCTGGATTTAGTAAAGTTCTGTAAATCTATAAAAATTCCTGTAATCCTGGGAAATTGTGTTACCTACGAAACAACCTTAGATCTAATGGAAACCGGCGCCAGCGGCTTACTAATTGGAGTTGGCCCGGGAGCAGCATGTACAACACGAGGCGTATTAGGAATCGGAGTACCCCAGGTTACGGCTACAGTAGACGCCGCAGGCGCTCGTGATTTTTATTATAAACGAACAGGGAAATATGTCTCCATTATTACTGACGGAGGAATGAATAGGGGTGGAGATATTTGCAAAGCCTTTGCCTGCGGAGCAGATGCAGTAATGATTGGCTCAAGTTTTGCCCGTGCTCATGAGGCTCCGGGACGTGGATTCCACTGGGGCATGGCAACTTCACATGTCAACCTGCCTCGAGGAACCCGCATTCAAGTTGGCACAACCGGCTCATTAAAAGAAATCTTACTTGGCCCGGCAAAAGTAGATGACGGATCGCAGAATTTACTTGGGGCTTTAAAAACTTCTATGGGCTCACTAGGAGCTTCCAACTTAAAAGATATGCACGATGTGGAAATTATTATTGCTCCATCGATCCAAACCGAAGGGAAAATCTTTCAAGTTGGCCAAAGAGTAGGGATGGGAAAATGACCAAACAAACGATATTAATATTGGATTTCGGTTCTCAATACACTCAATTAATAGCTCGGCGAATTAGAGAAAATAAAGTTTTTTCAAAAATTATCCCTTATAATACACCTGCAAAAGAAATCGCCGCATTGGCTCCTAAAGGCCTAATCCTTTCCGGAGGCCCGGCTTCTGTAGTCAATAAAAAATCCCCTTACCCGGATATGGGCATCTTTAAATTGGGTATACCAATTCTTGGTATTTGTTATGGAATGCAGGTAATCTGCGAGTTATTAGGTGGAAAAGTTAAACATACTCGTGAGCGCGAATATGGAAAAACAGAATTATTCATAGATGATAACCGAGATATTTTTAACCAC
The sequence above is drawn from the Candidatus Omnitrophota bacterium genome and encodes:
- a CDS encoding GuaB3 family IMP dehydrogenase-related protein, encoding MAEWIGINRRARRCYGFDEVALVPGAQTVNPNEVDTSFEFNGKKFKIPILAAAMDGVVNVRFAIEMSRLGGIAVLNLDGIQTRYENPDEVLEEISKATPQKATELIQTVYTTPIKEKLITKRVAEIKKAKAIAVVSCIPANAEKFSKLAVSAGADIFVIQSTVTTIKHISTQYKTLDLVKFCKSIKIPVILGNCVTYETTLDLMETGASGLLIGVGPGAACTTRGVLGIGVPQVTATVDAAGARDFYYKRTGKYVSIITDGGMNRGGDICKAFACGADAVMIGSSFARAHEAPGRGFHWGMATSHVNLPRGTRIQVGTTGSLKEILLGPAKVDDGSQNLLGALKTSMGSLGASNLKDMHDVEIIIAPSIQTEGKIFQVGQRVGMGK